A genomic window from Hyla sarda isolate aHylSar1 chromosome 10, aHylSar1.hap1, whole genome shotgun sequence includes:
- the LOC130293698 gene encoding ferritin heavy chain A-like: MESQLRQNFHRDCEAAINRIVNLELYASYTYLSMSFYFDRDDVALHHVAKFFKEQSQEEREHSENFQKYQNKRGGRVVLQDIKKPERDEWANTLEAMQAALQLEKTVNQALLDLHKVASDKVDPHLSDFLESGYLEEQVNAIKQLGDYITNLKRLGVPQNGMGEYLFDKHTLGESS, translated from the exons ATGGAATCCCAGCTGCGCCAGAACTTCCACCGCGATTGCGAAGCTGCCATCAACCGCATAGTGAATTTGGAGCTGTACGCCTCCTACACCTATCTCTCTATG TCCTTCTACTTTGACCGTGATGACGTAGCCCTTCATCATGTGGCGAAATTCTTCAAAGAACAAAGCCAGGAAGAGAGAGAGCATTCCGAGAACTTCCAGAAGTACCAGAACAAGCGTGGGGGTCGTGTTGTCCTGCAGGACATCAAG AAACCTGAACGTGATGAGTGGGCCAACACTCTGGAGGCCATGCAGGCTGCTCTGCAGCTGGAGAAGACTGTGAACCAGGCTCTTCTGGATCTTCACAAAGTGGCCTCTGACAAGGTTGACCCTCAT CTCTCTGACTTCTTGGAATCTGGATACCTGGAAGAACAGGTGAATGCTATTAAGCAGCTTGGAGACTACATCACCAACCTGAAGCGCCTTGGGGTGCCCCAGAACGGCATGGGCGAGTACCTGTTCGACAAGCACACCCTGGGAGAGAGCAGCTAA